The Rhinoraja longicauda isolate Sanriku21f chromosome 42, sRhiLon1.1, whole genome shotgun sequence genomic interval AATCAATCACACCCAGCACctaaaataaaatttacaatagacCCAATAATTTAAAGCGACTTTGATAACACAGTAAATATGAACTTGCGCCCAAGTGCTAAGAGGTTAAAAATTCTACCCAACTACCTTGCCAGATATTTATCATTGATCCTACTGCACCATTTCCATTATCTCACATGTTTACTTCAAGCAACATCCATACCTTAAGAAATGTTGGAAAAATAAGACAAGCTGTCTTTTGATAAACCTGTCAGACAAGATTTCTAAATATACTTAAAACAATTTCATCACGGAAAATTGTAAGAATTACCATAACTCCAGTTTCTAAATTGTATATCATGTTTGCTAAATATAAGCGATCATGTTTGCTGCCAATCCAGCCAGTTTAGCTGTGATGCTTAGCTACCCCAAGATTGTTAATCTTAGCAATGGTAAAAAATTGCTGCCCAAATTGTGACTACATCCCACCTTATGAAAAAATACATGATTTCCACCCCTTCCCACTAGATTCCACTGGAAATGTAAATGTGGAGGACAAGGATAAAATCATTATGTTGTGAATTATTTGCACCAAATGACAGGAGGCAATTTTAATAAAAATGGAATCTTACTTCCCATATTCCAAATCAACTGGCGCAACTTATATTTCAATCAACAGGACTCATCACTCTTCCAGTTAAAAAAACAGCCCAATTAGACGACAACTCACCTGCTTCCATTCCATGCTTTTTCCAAGATATGCACTTCCTGAACATCTCTCCATGATTTCATTTTTTAATAAATCATATACACTTCCACAATTCCCATTGCAGATGAATAGTACAAATTAACAGTCCCATCAAAAGGACCTGTCTCTGCACAATTTTCGGAACAATTTTTGGGAAGTTAGTTGACTTTGGCCGAGTTGAATTTATAATTTGTTTCAGAAGTGAAGTGTTTTAACTCACTGCATCATCTGGTCCCCAAAAAGTCAATCTACTGAAGTTTTCACACAAGGAATATGAAACAATACAcaaatgaaaatttattttattgttatacACTCAACAGACTTTCATAGAAATGAAGGTGAACACATTTCTTGTTTTAAAAGGTCTACAATGAAACAAGTACACTTAGTTTAGGACTGTATAGGTTCTGTTGTCCTGGAGGTCTGCATCAGTCGAACGATTAACGATGGAGGGGAAAAACACTACATGTAATCGCTTAGAAAAGCATTAACCATAGCAAAGAACTATGTAGTAATCAATATATACACATTATACAAGTACTGTACCATTAAACCTTTCCTACGCATAAGGTGAAACTATAGTTGGTTTCTCGTTTTACTGGCATAACCAAACAGCAACCGAAGTGTTAATTACTCCATTTTAATAATCACTTCGCTGCAAAGTCCAATGTAGGAAACAGTGCGTTTTGGCAGTACAGCAATAAATCAAAAACatcaaattctgaaataaaaaaattaaaaccaatTACCAAGACCAGTAGTGAAAACCAGAATTCAAATTGACGGGAAAAAATGCAGTTCAGATTACTAGCAGGTAGAATGAGAACACTATTGCAATACTGCAAGACAGTCTAATTTGTGTGGAATATCAATAATTGAGACCTTCACAATTCCCTCGCACATTGAAACAAAAAGTGTAGCCAATTGTGATTGGGTCAGTGTTAAGTCGTAAAGAAACAATCTCACTATGGTACTACTCTAAGAATTAGGACTGCTTTGTTTCTTCCAAATCTTTAAAAAAGTTTGTGGTGTACCCATTTCTCGCCTGGAAGTTTTAATCAGGAAAAAAGGGTATTGTTTGTGACATTCTGGTTCATTTTACTGGCAAGGGCTAACAATAATTGAAGACTACCAATAAAGTAGTAACTGCTCCTACCCTGTTCCCAGTGAACTGCAGCTTGTATATTTGCCCAAAGATGTAGGTATGTAGGGTGGAGAAGAAAATGTTAACTGTTAAAATGCAGACCCAAGGTTTAATTTATAAAAAACTAAACTCATGTAGTAGTCAAACATCAGAACAAAGGATAGATGAATGCCAGAATCCTAAACCACTGATGCCAGATATGATTATAAATAGTATTGACATTTCAGTGCaaggatttaaaacaaaatagcaAGTGATACTTCGAACACTGTGATTTTGGGAACTGAAAGAAGCAAAACAATCAACATGAAAGCAGATTCCTGTCAAAATGTCCTGCTGTAGTAAATCATTATTGACTTGAACAGTCATTTTTTCAGGCTTGATGAATAGGAAAATTTATCTTGTCCACCTATTACAAACAGGATTCCACTGTACATTGAACTATGGTGCACCATTTACCAGTTATGTAATTAATATTTATGAATTGCACTCCTGGATTAGAAGAAATGAATTCCAAAAGTATGTGGCAGCTGCAATATTAGCTGCTTGATATCAATCAACACTAATACCTAGTGGTAGTGTACCAAATTGAATTTCACAATTTTGTACTATATCCCCATAGCTTGAGAAGGCATGTAAAGGGGAGGGAAATGTGGACAAGGGAAATCAGATGTACTGGGAGTTTGTCTGCCCACTATTCGCAGCTGAACCCGTTGTAAGAAGACCCAGTGCTTCTTCAAACAGGAAGAGAGAAGTGAATCAAGATAATTTTGCCGACTTTATTTTCTGCAATCAATTGCAGGTTGATCAGGAGTTTCAGACATTTGGAACCAAACTGTGCCCCCACCCAAAAGGAACAGTAGAGCAAAAAGATAAATTAGAAATTATGCACAATAGCTGGAAAATTACTAAAAACAGGCAGGATTCTCTGTTCACCTGAGGCCAATGAAAACATGGCAACTGATATCTACACTCATTCAACTATTTTAAATTTGAGTTCTAAAGTAGAAAGCAGATCAAGAAAAGTAGCAGGAAAAACTATAACGTCCCATGCAGTGGTCCTGGGTTCCCACaaatgcaaaaaaagttacaataCAGATTTCCAAAGACCAAAAGGACCACCAACCCAACAATACCCACTTTACACAGCATCAAAAATGTCTTGCTTCCTGTGGCTTTAGCAAAATTAAGTCAGCTGGCTGACAAATGATAGACTTGGTTTTCACAGACCTCAGTCACATAGAGAACAGATACATAGAGGAGGCAGCTACACATTCAATTAAATGGGTGTATTCAAGGCTGTATTCCAGATTTAGATGGAAAATAATCATGTCAGAAAAATTTATCCAGAATTATGCAGCCTTCAATTCCCAAGACTGTTGTAGGTTGAGATATATACCAAGGCATCTTACAATACAAACACACCCTGGAAAACTTTGCAGTAGAGGTGGCTCAATTTGTGGCTAATTTTGCCACTTAATTCACATCCATTTCTGCCACTATGCTTTGCCAAAGCCAAATCTAGCACGTGTCTAAATCTTGCAACGCAGGTTTCCAGAAGTAAAATGCGCAAATCAGTGAGTTGACAAGATACTCCCAAATCTGTGCACAATTGGCCGTAACCAAGTCAATGGACAGAGAATTTTCCAATGTCACTTCGAAAACATCGTACAGGATTAGAACAACTTCCTCCTGCATTTTAGTTAAATATTTTCACAATTCTCCCATtactgtgtttttaaaaaaaattatcaggTGGATGGGTGGAGGAAGAAGGGTGGAGAAAACATTAAATTATTCTAAATGACAAATGTTCATAATCCTGAATCTACATATGATCAAGAAAAGCAGAATTTTTGATACTGTGTGCTTCACCAATGTTAGAAGTGGCAAGGCAACTTAATCATTCTCCCCTGTCCATCCCAAATtccttccccccacaccaccattTATAAATTCTAGACAgtggtacagtaaaccctcgttataacgaaCCATGGAGGTTGGGAAAGATGGTAACAGCCGGGAAGACGGTGGGTTCTGGCACTGTCAGCCCAGCCTGCAAGCGGCCATGGGTGGCGTCAGCAGCCTAGCCTGGCAATGAAGGTCAGtacaaccaaaatccgttataaaaaAAGTCCataaaaacaagggtttactgtactgccAAACTACCTTGTATCAATTGAGCCTGGGGCCTTATTTGCACCTGTAAAGCAGAGTCCCAGCACAATCTTCTCAGATCTGACAAACTACATAGCTTTCTTTTATTAGTATACTGAAATgataaaacaaatatttaaaggagCTGAGTCACACCTCTCTCAGGTGATCAACTCCATGTCACTGGGTGGTGAATCTCCCAGCTGTTGCAGTGGGTGTAGGGGTCATAGCTGTCATTGAGGTCATGGGAGTCATCATTCCCATCTTCACTTGGTTGCGGAGATTCGCATTCTGCTCCAGTAGGAGCTCATTGGTAGCCATCAGGTTTGACACCTGTTTTTGGAGATCCTCAACGCGCTTTTGGAGCATGAGATTCTCTTCTTTCAGAAACCGGTGGTCAGTTGCGCCTGCATTCTGCATTCCATACTCGTATACTTCGAAACCCAAGCCCTCCATCCTCCGCCTCTTCAAGTGTGCGTCGTTGCCATCATAATGGTCAGTGTCATAACCTCTGGTGTAGAGGTCATCATAGCGATCATATCTGCGTGCCAAGGGAGAAAACACTTGGCTGTGCGCCATACCTTGGTTTTCAAAACCATACTCGTCGCGCTTTACGTGCAGGAATTTACATTTGGGCCCTCTTTGACAGTCACCCTTTTGATAGTCGTGGCAGATCGGAATCTCACCTTTATTAACGGGTAGATCAGAAGATAAAAGGCCAAGGGTGGACATCTCATTAGCGTCTGGGTGGCGGAACTTGCAGCGCTTACCGCGGTTGCAGACGTTGCGCAGGAAGTCACGGCAAATATCATCTGTACTGGGGCCAGCCTCCTCGGTGCCGTTATCTGGCATTTTTATAGATTATTTCTGCGCTGTTTAGCCAAGGCGCTACGCAAGCaactgcaaaagaaaaaaaaggcaGGTCTTTACAGAGAAAGAGCGATCGTTTACAAACTAACTGCTGCGCATTCTATAAAACACTGAAATTAGTGGCCGGAGTAGCAAAATTAAGTGGCAGTTAGCAGGGAGGTCTGTGCAATATCTTTGCTTGCACAAGGAAAAAGTCACTAGTGAATGTTAAATCCACAAGTGAGGTGtgcgcaaaaaaaaaaaaagaaaccttTTCAGGTTTATAGTTTTCCAACTCCAGAACAGATCACATCCTGATGTGCCATCAGAACTTTTTGAAATGTGCACAAAATGTGTACCAATATTTATGAAAAAATCAGTACGATGATCTCCAAACAGTGCCAGCCTAACTCACCATGGCAGTGCTCCACACGAATTATCAGCTTTAGCCAAGGAAGCACACAACTTGACCAACGGAAATTTGAAGCCCCTTGTCCATCCTTCCACAGGTAGCAaacggcattcttaatctcgttgtacttgtacaatgacaataaagatattgtattgtatttcttggAAACTACACCAACAAGCACATTCtcaactttttttcccctttaaaaTACTTACACAGCAGAACAATACATCTTGTATAACTAGCTTTGTTAAACCAGTACTCATTTCAATTACAAAGGAAAGGTGTCAACTGCACAAAACCTCTCCAATCAGCAGCTAACTACAGTTGCCCTGAAATAACTGGCACCATGTGGAATGTGAACACAAGGCTCAAGCAAGTTACTCCAGGTAGCTCCGAGCCAATTACAGTATGCCAAAACCCCACTTTTGTTTCCATGTTTGCACACTTGGCCTTCCATTCATTTAACTTTGCATACTATTTTCTTCCATAAGGCAGGGCATTATTAATTACTAACAATGCAAAAATAAGAAATTGGACTTATACAAAGTATGTGACCACTTCTGTACTTGCCATACGAGTTATAGCAATTTAACACTTCCTGGACTGTACCAGGTTTTCAATGCTATCAGAACACTTGGCCTCCACTTTCTTCGTCGGGAAACACCTCAAACCACGTGAACACAAAATCAAGTCCTCACTCAGAAAGTGTACACTGTAATAATCAGACCTAGTCAAACTGCCAAAATAAAGAGGCAGAACCATTTAGAATACTCTCCATTGCCTTAGATGCGTACGAATATCCATACGCACGTACGATCCTGGCACTCCAACTGCAGCAACTGTCACAAAGAATAGCAATTCTAGCCCTTCGTGCAAGATTAAACATATCCTAAACATTTTTGAAAACTATTTAAGtacaaacaatttttaaaaaaacaatttctctacccctcccccacataacgGCTTGTTGTACCCTGCATAACACGCAACGAGATAACGGGCAGTATTTGATGGTGGTTTTCATCTTTTACCGTCGATCTATATATCTCAGCATGTGGTTTGATGAACACAGACTCCGTCGCTCCAGATTGTAGCTGTGAGAAGCAGCAGGAATCCCACTAACACCTTCCCTGGTAGGCCGCAATGGCGCCTTTGGGCCTCGACTTCCTGTTACAAATTAAAACGCCTCCCGGTCGCAGACAAACGCGGACTCTCTCCGCACAAGGTTTGCACATTCAAATCGAGAATGCCACGGGTACATTAAAGTGCATGAAAAGTCACAAACCAGGGCTGGGTTGCCTATACAGTTCAGCTCGGCTTCTTCCCTCACAGCTCCCGACACAAAGAGGCTTCTACGCAGGTCCTCCCAGTTAAGGGTAACTTCGTAACTGGTCCTCCGAGCCAAGAGGAAACCCCGCCGCCCGCCAGCTGAAGGCAACAGCACCTTTGACGGCAGACACAGTGAAGCCTGGCATTGCCTGGCAATACCaaataaatgacaaacagcaaacCTTAATGAAGTTTGGATCGGTCATTTAGAAATGCATCGTTTGAGAAAAATGCATTATTTTCTATAAGTGGCCTTCCAATAACATTTTAACTTCTTTGGGTTAAATATGTATTCCCTGCAATATAACCATAACTAATCCTTCCACATTTTAAATAGGAAAATGCAAGCACTGAAGTTTATTTTAACATCGTTTTCAACAGCCCAAGTTAAAATGGGCGAGTGTTTCAATTGGAatcaatattaccaacaatccatcgtggaccaaccacaatgAGCCAATACCAAGAAGCCACACCAACTTCCTCAGGAGGCCGACAAAATTTGGCACATCACCAAtgtctcttacaaacttctacagatgcaccatagaacgcATACTGTCGGGtcgcatcacagtttggtttgggaacaactctgcccacgACCGCAAgacttgtggatgtagcccagtccatcacaagcaagccaacataatcaaagacttgtcccaccctggtcattccttctccctgctcccgtcgggcagaagatagagaagcttgaaaatgtgcaacaccagactcgggaacagattctagccttctgttatcaggcttctgaaaggtccttccataagctggggtacaatTCACCTCTAACCCATTGCAGACACTTGACTTTGTCCATAGAACTGCATTACAATGTTAAAAACTACAGAAACAAAATCCTTTGGTATCCCAGTCTTCCAAATGTACATAAACTATGTATTCATTCCATCCTTTCACCATCTCCAAAATACAGAATTATGTCTTAAATGTGCATT includes:
- the LOC144612065 gene encoding zinc finger CCCH domain-containing protein 10-like, producing MPDNGTEEAGPSTDDICRDFLRNVCNRGKRCKFRHPDANEMSTLGLLSSDLPVNKGEIPICHDYQKGDCQRGPKCKFLHVKRDEYGFENQGMAHSQVFSPLARRYDRYDDLYTRGYDTDHYDGNDAHLKRRRMEGLGFEVYEYGMQNAGATDHRFLKEENLMLQKRVEDLQKQVSNLMATNELLLEQNANLRNQVKMGMMTPMTSMTAMTPTPTATAGRFTTQ